The Pseudofrankia inefficax genome window below encodes:
- a CDS encoding sucrase ferredoxin → MSAEAAEVDLDARIRCSDWSRVTSLSPAGTAGTYPGYLLVELPLPWPRDVAEAPEAAALAPLLASTGYRLQAVVPSDPAAAPAERRVILHARPPGQRWFAGYRRFERPVGVSLPEAVADLLAAAAEPGPSRLEAPAIDVLVCGHGTRDSCCGRLGAGLTARLGAVAAPDGVTIWRTSHLGGHRFAATFLLLPEGTSWAYGDVELVETVLRRKGDFDAVAGYYRGCSGVDGPQAQALEGEVARQVGWSLLDSPRTSTFDGSRADLTCVYDGETVTWSAQVGKGRAVSMPDCQSPPSSATKTQSEWAVSAITRDQHLPSPDGGTT, encoded by the coding sequence GTGAGCGCTGAGGCCGCCGAAGTCGACCTTGACGCGAGAATTCGTTGCAGCGACTGGTCCCGGGTCACCTCGCTGTCCCCGGCCGGGACCGCTGGGACCTACCCCGGCTACCTGCTCGTCGAGCTCCCGCTGCCCTGGCCCCGCGATGTCGCCGAGGCCCCCGAGGCCGCCGCGCTCGCGCCGCTGCTGGCCTCGACCGGCTACCGGCTGCAGGCCGTCGTCCCATCGGACCCGGCGGCGGCGCCCGCCGAGCGTCGGGTGATCCTGCACGCGCGCCCGCCCGGCCAGCGGTGGTTCGCCGGCTACCGCCGGTTCGAGCGCCCGGTCGGCGTGTCGCTGCCCGAGGCCGTCGCCGACCTGCTCGCGGCCGCCGCCGAGCCGGGGCCGTCGCGTCTCGAAGCGCCGGCGATCGACGTCCTGGTCTGCGGCCACGGCACCCGGGACAGCTGCTGCGGCCGGCTGGGCGCCGGGCTCACGGCCCGGCTCGGCGCCGTCGCCGCGCCGGACGGCGTGACGATCTGGCGGACGAGCCACCTGGGTGGCCACCGGTTCGCCGCGACCTTCCTGCTGCTGCCGGAGGGCACGTCCTGGGCCTACGGCGACGTCGAGCTCGTCGAGACCGTGCTGCGCCGCAAGGGCGACTTCGACGCCGTCGCCGGCTACTACCGCGGCTGCTCGGGCGTCGACGGCCCGCAGGCGCAGGCACTGGAGGGCGAGGTCGCGCGCCAGGTGGGCTGGAGCCTGTTGGACTCGCCCAGGACCAGCACGTTCGACGGCTCGCGCGCGGACCTGACCTGCGTGTATGACGGCGAGACGGTCACCTGGTCCGCTCAGGTCGGCAAGGGCCGTGCCGTCTCGATGCCCGACTGCCAGAGCCCGCCCTCATCCGCGACCAAGACCCAGTCCGAATGGGCGGTCTCGGCGATCACTCGCGACCAGCACCTGCCATCACCTGACGGAGGAACCACATGA
- a CDS encoding aldehyde dehydrogenase family protein, which yields MTFAGLNVAKLLIDGQLVDAEGGATYENINPATEQSIGVAADASTGDIDAAIAAARRAFDETSWSTDVALRIRCLRQLHEALSKHAEPFKAMMTAEVGLPTKMVGSTFDMPVENVGWVTDLLEKYEFSQDLGLGSIEGFGAHRWTEREPYGVVGAIVPWNQPLQVALAKVAPALAAGNTVILKGPPTTPWCVSALGKLVAEYTDIPAGVFNVITSSANDRGEELITDPRVDLISFTGSTAVGRRIMELGAQTVKKCFLELGGKSPNIVFEDANLQQGIGMSTFMVCLHGGQGCATLSRLLLPRSIFEQGVQIATAMLSAMPYGDPLDPNNVMGPLNSARHRDRVEAMVDRAVAAGGTPILGGRRPPQLETGYYFEPTLFADLPEDAEIVQNEVFGPVLVIQAFEDEDDAVRIANNTIFGLSGAVFSGDHEKSKRVARKVRAGTMIVDGGIYYGSDVPFGGYKQSGIGREMGQIGFEEYLQVKALCEPA from the coding sequence ATGACTTTCGCGGGACTGAACGTCGCCAAGCTGCTCATCGACGGTCAGCTCGTCGATGCGGAGGGTGGCGCCACCTACGAGAACATCAACCCGGCGACCGAACAGTCGATCGGCGTCGCGGCGGATGCCTCGACAGGCGACATCGACGCGGCCATCGCCGCGGCCCGCAGGGCCTTCGACGAGACCAGCTGGAGCACGGACGTCGCCCTGCGGATCCGCTGTCTGCGTCAGCTGCACGAGGCGCTGTCGAAGCACGCGGAGCCGTTCAAGGCGATGATGACCGCCGAGGTGGGCCTGCCCACCAAGATGGTCGGCTCGACGTTCGACATGCCGGTCGAGAACGTCGGCTGGGTGACCGACCTGCTGGAGAAGTACGAGTTCAGCCAGGACCTGGGCCTCGGCAGCATCGAGGGCTTCGGCGCGCACCGCTGGACCGAGCGGGAGCCCTATGGGGTCGTCGGCGCGATCGTCCCGTGGAACCAGCCGCTCCAGGTCGCCCTGGCGAAGGTGGCGCCGGCGCTGGCCGCCGGGAACACGGTGATCCTCAAGGGCCCGCCGACCACTCCGTGGTGCGTCAGCGCCCTGGGCAAGCTCGTCGCCGAGTACACGGACATCCCGGCCGGCGTCTTCAACGTCATCACCAGCTCGGCCAACGATCGGGGCGAGGAGCTGATCACCGACCCGCGGGTCGACCTGATCAGCTTCACCGGCTCGACCGCCGTCGGCCGTCGCATCATGGAACTCGGCGCCCAGACCGTGAAGAAGTGCTTCCTGGAGCTGGGCGGCAAGTCCCCGAACATCGTCTTCGAGGACGCCAACCTGCAGCAGGGGATCGGCATGTCGACCTTCATGGTCTGCCTGCACGGCGGCCAGGGCTGCGCCACGCTGTCGCGCCTGCTGCTGCCGCGGTCCATCTTCGAGCAGGGCGTGCAGATCGCCACCGCGATGCTCTCGGCGATGCCGTACGGCGACCCGCTCGACCCGAACAACGTGATGGGCCCGCTGAACAGCGCCCGGCACCGGGACAGGGTCGAGGCCATGGTCGACCGGGCGGTCGCCGCCGGCGGCACGCCGATTCTCGGCGGACGGCGCCCACCGCAGCTGGAGACCGGCTACTACTTCGAGCCGACGCTGTTCGCCGACCTGCCGGAGGACGCGGAGATCGTCCAGAACGAGGTCTTCGGCCCGGTTCTCGTCATCCAGGCGTTCGAGGACGAGGACGACGCGGTCCGGATCGCGAACAACACCATCTTCGGGCTTTCCGGCGCCGTCTTCTCCGGCGACCACGAGAAGTCCAAGCGGGTGGCCCGCAAGGTCCGCGCCGGCACGATGATCGTCGACGGCGGCATCTACTACGGCTCGGACGTCCCCTTCGGCGGTTACAAGCAGAGCGGCATCGGGCGCGAGATGGGCCAGATCGGCTTCGAGGAGTACCTCCAGGTCAAGGCGCTGTGCGAGCCGGCATGA
- a CDS encoding cytochrome P450: MSAATEIYYDPYDFAIDENPYPVWKRMREEAPLYYNERYDFYAVSRYADVEAISVDWQTYTSSKGILMEMVKAGIPTPPGLFIAEDPPEHDMHRLILSRAVTPKRVLVLENRIRELCAEYLDPLVGSGRFDLMQDFASQLPMRVIGALVGIPDEYLLTLRDQVEESARLKEEKPQEEQRLPSIGEPYAPFLEFKKANPADDFLTTLIEARFKDVLTGEQRGLSDAEILNYVGMLYAAGVETTARLIGWLGKTLADNPDQRALVVADKSLIHNTVEETLRYEVPSPIQVRVTTRPVELHGQTVEAGKIVTLLTGAANRDPAAFPDPDTFDIRRKMDAHMTFGKGVHYCFGAALARIEGRIALEEILDRFPKWDLDLSGAELIHTATIRGYHKLPVVL, from the coding sequence GTGAGCGCCGCCACGGAGATCTACTACGACCCGTACGACTTCGCGATCGACGAGAACCCGTACCCGGTCTGGAAGCGCATGCGCGAAGAGGCGCCGCTTTACTACAACGAGCGCTACGACTTCTACGCGGTCTCGCGCTACGCCGACGTCGAGGCGATCTCGGTCGACTGGCAGACGTACACGTCGTCCAAGGGCATCCTCATGGAGATGGTCAAGGCGGGGATTCCGACCCCGCCCGGCCTCTTCATCGCCGAGGACCCGCCCGAGCACGACATGCACCGGCTGATCCTGAGCCGGGCGGTCACCCCGAAGCGGGTGCTCGTGCTGGAGAACCGCATCCGCGAACTGTGCGCCGAGTACCTCGACCCGCTGGTCGGCAGCGGCCGGTTCGACCTGATGCAGGACTTCGCCAGCCAGCTTCCGATGCGGGTCATCGGCGCCCTGGTCGGCATTCCCGACGAGTACCTGCTGACCCTGCGCGACCAGGTGGAGGAATCCGCCCGGCTCAAGGAGGAGAAGCCGCAGGAGGAGCAGCGGCTGCCCAGCATCGGCGAGCCGTACGCGCCCTTCCTGGAGTTCAAGAAGGCCAATCCCGCCGACGACTTCCTGACCACGCTGATCGAGGCCCGGTTCAAGGACGTCCTCACCGGTGAGCAGCGTGGCCTGTCCGACGCGGAGATCCTCAACTACGTCGGCATGCTCTACGCCGCCGGCGTCGAGACCACGGCCAGGCTGATCGGCTGGCTCGGCAAGACCCTCGCCGACAACCCCGACCAGCGTGCTCTGGTGGTGGCGGACAAGTCCCTGATCCACAACACGGTCGAGGAGACGCTCCGCTACGAGGTGCCGTCGCCGATCCAGGTGCGGGTGACGACCAGGCCCGTCGAGCTGCACGGCCAGACCGTGGAGGCCGGGAAGATCGTCACCTTGCTGACCGGCGCGGCCAACCGCGACCCGGCCGCCTTCCCGGACCCGGACACGTTCGACATCCGCCGGAAGATGGACGCCCACATGACGTTCGGCAAGGGCGTCCACTACTGCTTCGGCGCCGCGCTGGCCCGCATCGAGGGCCGGATCGCGCTGGAGGAGATCCTGGACCGCTTCCCGAAGTGGGACCTCGACCTGTCCGGTGCCGAGCTCATCCACACGGCCACGATCCGCGGCTACCACAAGCTGCCCGTGGTGCTCTGA
- a CDS encoding VOC family protein, producing MSIALASVVVDCADALALARFWSELLGAPIDDGASADWATVAATPPIGFARVPDRTPGKNALHLDLAAASPSAEVDRAIGLGAKRVADHSVWTTLADPEGNLFDIVGA from the coding sequence ATGTCAATCGCCCTTGCCAGCGTCGTCGTCGACTGCGCCGACGCGCTCGCGCTCGCCCGCTTCTGGTCCGAGCTGCTCGGCGCGCCGATCGACGACGGCGCCAGCGCCGACTGGGCCACGGTCGCGGCGACGCCCCCGATCGGCTTCGCCCGCGTCCCCGACCGGACGCCCGGCAAGAACGCGCTGCACCTCGACCTGGCCGCGGCCAGCCCTTCGGCCGAGGTCGACCGGGCGATCGGCCTCGGCGCGAAGCGGGTGGCCGACCACTCGGTCTGGACAACCCTCGCCGACCCCGAGGGCAACCTGTTCGACATCGTCGGCGCCTGA
- a CDS encoding MerR family transcriptional regulator, protein MFEPAHVVPIGEFSRLTYLSVKTLHHYHEVGLLEPASIDPSTGYRRYSLDQVGRAHLIRRLRDLDMPVADVRAVLLAPDVASRDATLRAHLERMEAELARTRAVVASLRELLSPASPLAVTFVEVPAQPVFALRAVVDAAGAGRWYDDARLRLDAALGQAGVRAAGPHGATWAREYFEDERGEIVAFVPVRAGARSGAPDGVASTELPGGRFAVAEHLGGFDDFDRTYGALGSHVVRHAVGLSDPIREFYRVGPAETPDPASYRTDVYWPVQAA, encoded by the coding sequence ATGTTCGAGCCAGCCCACGTCGTGCCGATCGGTGAGTTCTCGCGGCTCACCTATCTGAGCGTGAAGACGCTGCACCACTACCACGAGGTCGGCCTGCTGGAGCCGGCGTCGATCGACCCGTCGACCGGTTACCGCCGCTACTCGCTGGACCAGGTGGGACGAGCGCACCTGATCCGGCGCCTGCGCGACCTCGACATGCCGGTGGCCGACGTCCGTGCCGTCCTGCTCGCCCCGGATGTGGCGTCGCGCGACGCCACGCTGCGGGCGCATCTCGAACGGATGGAGGCCGAGCTCGCCCGAACACGGGCCGTCGTCGCCTCGTTGCGCGAGCTGCTCTCGCCCGCGTCGCCGCTCGCGGTGACCTTCGTGGAGGTGCCGGCACAGCCGGTCTTCGCGCTGCGCGCGGTCGTCGACGCGGCCGGCGCGGGCCGGTGGTACGACGACGCCCGGCTTCGCCTCGACGCCGCGCTCGGCCAGGCCGGCGTGCGCGCGGCCGGTCCGCATGGAGCGACCTGGGCGCGGGAGTACTTCGAGGACGAGCGCGGCGAGATCGTCGCCTTCGTGCCGGTGCGGGCTGGGGCCCGCTCGGGTGCACCGGACGGGGTGGCGAGCACCGAGCTTCCCGGCGGGCGGTTCGCCGTCGCGGAACACCTCGGTGGGTTCGACGACTTCGACCGGACGTACGGCGCCCTCGGCAGCCACGTCGTCCGCCACGCGGTCGGGCTCTCGGACCCGATCCGCGAGTTCTACCGCGTCGGACCGGCCGAGACCCCCGATCCGGCGTCCTACCGCACCGACGTCTACTGGCCCGTCCAGGCCGCCTGA
- a CDS encoding zinc-dependent alcohol dehydrogenase, which yields MKAVRNAPPGVEVVEVEEPTGDGELVKVAAVSICASDFLYLRYGSRQIAGHEIAGVLGDGTPVAVEAITGCGHCEHCEDGNYQFCANLLETALGMTAPGGMCEYFRAPRRALLTLPAGLAVRNACLVEPGSVAWHACRLGGVGPGSRVAVVGAGAIGILAAAAAQALGAVEVAVEARHPHQHAARERLGAGEPRGLYDVVIETGGSEAALHRAIELARQRGTVVYVGIFEDTALPHSKLALKEVALRPSLGYSGSPDGRREFAEVADLLVARPELPELLITGRYPIDDAPAAFEAARDRSKGTFRVVVEP from the coding sequence ATGAAGGCGGTCCGCAACGCGCCGCCAGGTGTCGAGGTTGTCGAGGTCGAGGAGCCGACCGGCGACGGTGAGCTGGTCAAGGTGGCCGCGGTCAGCATCTGCGCCTCGGACTTCCTCTACCTGCGCTACGGGAGCCGGCAGATCGCCGGCCACGAGATCGCCGGAGTCCTCGGTGACGGCACCCCCGTCGCCGTCGAGGCGATCACCGGCTGCGGGCACTGCGAGCACTGCGAAGACGGCAACTACCAGTTCTGCGCGAACCTGCTGGAGACCGCGCTCGGGATGACCGCGCCCGGCGGGATGTGCGAGTACTTCCGCGCTCCACGCCGCGCGTTGCTGACGCTGCCCGCCGGGCTCGCGGTCCGGAACGCCTGCCTGGTCGAGCCCGGGTCGGTCGCCTGGCACGCCTGCCGGCTCGGCGGGGTCGGGCCCGGCAGCCGGGTCGCGGTCGTCGGGGCCGGCGCGATCGGCATCCTCGCCGCCGCCGCGGCCCAGGCCCTGGGCGCCGTCGAGGTGGCCGTCGAGGCTCGCCATCCGCACCAGCACGCGGCCCGCGAACGCCTCGGCGCGGGCGAGCCCCGTGGTCTCTATGACGTGGTCATCGAGACCGGCGGCAGCGAGGCCGCCCTGCACCGGGCGATCGAGCTCGCTCGGCAGCGGGGAACCGTGGTCTACGTCGGGATCTTCGAGGACACCGCGCTGCCGCACTCGAAGCTGGCGCTGAAGGAGGTCGCGCTGCGGCCCTCGCTCGGGTACAGCGGCAGCCCCGACGGCCGGCGCGAGTTCGCCGAGGTCGCCGACCTCCTGGTCGCCCGCCCCGAGCTGCCCGAACTGCTGATCACGGGCCGCTACCCGATCGACGACGCCCCCGCCGCCTTCGAGGCCGCCCGAGACAGATCCAAGGGCACTTTCCGCGTCGTCGTAGAGCCCTGA
- a CDS encoding VOC family protein — MDQPCPLPLHAADLYHACVVVEDLRASMEQLTWLAGYRWRPVVEHLTGVWTPAGESAVPLRMVYSLDEPLLELIEQVPGTTWVPAPGGGIHHIGYFVDDLVASSRALAEAGLPLEMCGRGPTRPSGFAYHTTGTGLRIEVVNRSVLRDMQVLLAATPADVQEAGA; from the coding sequence ATGGATCAGCCCTGCCCGTTGCCCCTGCACGCGGCGGACCTCTACCACGCCTGCGTCGTGGTCGAGGACCTGCGCGCCTCGATGGAGCAGCTCACCTGGCTGGCCGGCTACCGGTGGAGGCCGGTGGTCGAGCACCTGACCGGCGTCTGGACCCCGGCAGGCGAGTCGGCGGTGCCGCTGCGGATGGTCTACTCGCTGGACGAGCCGCTCCTGGAACTGATCGAACAGGTCCCCGGCACGACCTGGGTGCCGGCGCCAGGCGGCGGGATCCACCACATCGGCTACTTCGTGGACGACCTCGTCGCGTCGTCCCGGGCGCTGGCCGAGGCCGGCCTGCCGCTGGAGATGTGCGGCAGGGGCCCGACCCGGCCGAGCGGGTTCGCGTACCACACGACCGGCACCGGGTTGCGGATCGAAGTGGTCAACCGTTCGGTGCTGCGCGACATGCAGGTGCTTCTCGCCGCGACGCCGGCCGACGTCCAGGAGGCGGGCGCATGA
- a CDS encoding thiolase C-terminal domain-containing protein, protein MTSDAGPPPRPLPALDDLNGFFWTAGRDGVLRIQRCGDCASLVHPPQPVCCYCHSERLDPAEVSGLGTVVGTTVNHQPWEPAFPPPFVVAWVALDDDPRVRLVTNLVDVALDEAAVGMRVRVRFEPAEDVWLPVFAPVRDTAGTVVGDLPDDPISPAEHAGRIRPMARTDKFEDRVAITGIGMSPVGRRLMLPPITLAVAAAKDAVADAGLELSDIDGLSTFPGGELIGGFTEGGVTAVADALGIRPTWYNGGSETFGPGGAVVAAMLAVASGLARHVLCFRTVWQATYAARARAANPGGGSPYGIGRVGRVEGAQGYVAPYGVGSVAINLAMIASNYFHRYGATREALGWIAINQRANAALNPHAVYREPLTMDDYLGARMITTPFGLYDCDVPMDASLACVVSAVETTPDLANPPVLVEAVGTQTTERFLWHQSTMSHEPQTLGPSAHLWSRTSLRPADVQVAELYDGFSFNCLSWLEALGFCGIGEAADFVAGGHNIAREGGVVALNTHGGQLSAGRTHGMGMIHEAVVQLRGEAGARQVDGCSAVAVSTGGLAPAGAILLRRS, encoded by the coding sequence ATGACGTCCGACGCGGGCCCTCCACCCCGCCCCCTGCCGGCGCTCGACGATCTCAACGGCTTCTTCTGGACGGCCGGCCGAGACGGTGTCCTGCGGATCCAGCGCTGCGGGGACTGCGCGTCGCTGGTGCACCCGCCACAGCCGGTCTGCTGCTACTGCCACTCGGAGCGCCTCGACCCGGCCGAGGTCAGCGGGCTCGGCACGGTCGTGGGAACGACCGTCAACCACCAGCCGTGGGAGCCCGCCTTCCCGCCGCCGTTCGTCGTCGCGTGGGTCGCCCTTGACGACGACCCGCGGGTGCGGCTGGTGACGAACCTGGTCGACGTCGCGCTCGACGAGGCCGCGGTCGGGATGCGGGTGCGGGTCCGGTTCGAGCCGGCGGAGGACGTCTGGCTACCCGTGTTCGCACCGGTCCGAGACACCGCCGGCACAGTGGTCGGGGATCTGCCCGACGACCCGATCTCCCCGGCCGAGCATGCCGGCCGGATCCGGCCGATGGCGCGGACCGACAAGTTCGAGGACCGGGTGGCGATCACCGGGATCGGGATGTCCCCGGTCGGGCGCCGGCTCATGCTGCCGCCGATCACGTTGGCCGTCGCCGCGGCCAAGGACGCGGTGGCGGACGCCGGTCTCGAGCTGTCCGACATCGACGGGCTGTCCACCTTCCCCGGCGGCGAGCTGATCGGCGGCTTCACCGAGGGTGGCGTGACCGCGGTCGCGGACGCCCTCGGCATCCGGCCGACCTGGTACAACGGCGGCTCGGAGACCTTCGGCCCTGGCGGCGCCGTCGTCGCCGCGATGCTCGCCGTCGCCAGCGGGCTGGCCCGCCACGTCCTGTGCTTCCGGACGGTCTGGCAGGCGACGTACGCCGCTCGGGCGCGGGCGGCGAACCCCGGCGGTGGCAGCCCCTACGGCATCGGCCGGGTCGGGCGGGTCGAAGGCGCGCAGGGCTACGTCGCGCCGTACGGGGTCGGCTCGGTCGCGATCAACCTGGCGATGATCGCCTCGAACTACTTCCACCGCTACGGCGCGACGCGCGAGGCGCTCGGCTGGATCGCGATCAACCAGCGCGCGAACGCGGCACTCAACCCGCACGCGGTCTACCGCGAGCCACTGACGATGGACGACTACCTCGGCGCCCGGATGATCACGACCCCGTTCGGGCTCTACGACTGTGACGTGCCGATGGACGCGAGCCTCGCCTGCGTCGTCTCCGCGGTCGAGACGACGCCCGACCTGGCGAACCCCCCGGTTCTGGTCGAGGCGGTCGGCACCCAGACGACCGAGCGGTTCCTCTGGCACCAGAGCACGATGAGCCACGAACCGCAGACGCTCGGGCCCTCGGCCCATCTGTGGTCACGCACCTCGCTGCGGCCGGCCGACGTCCAGGTGGCCGAGCTGTACGACGGGTTCAGCTTCAACTGCCTGTCCTGGCTGGAAGCGCTGGGGTTCTGTGGCATCGGCGAGGCGGCCGACTTCGTCGCCGGCGGCCACAACATCGCCCGCGAGGGCGGGGTCGTCGCGCTGAACACGCACGGAGGCCAGCTCTCGGCCGGCCGCACCCACGGCATGGGAATGATCCACGAGGCCGTGGTCCAGCTGCGCGGTGAGGCCGGAGCCCGCCAGGTCGACGGCTGCTCGGCCGTCGCCGTCAGCACCGGTGGGCTCGCCCCCGCCGGCGCGATCCTGCTGCGGAGGTCCTAG
- a CDS encoding acyl-CoA dehydrogenase family protein: MWEFETEPEFQEKLDWAERFVREEVEPLDALWRHRVFERPIDPTIGRIVGPLKQQVRDQGLWACHLGPELGGPGYGQVKLALLNEIIGRAAWGPVIFGTAAPDTGNAEILAHYGTEEQKRLYLKPLLDGDIVSCFAMTEPQGGSDPRVFTTQAVLDGDEWVINGLKFFASHAKWAAFYIVMAVTNPDVDIHRGASMFIVPKETPGIEIERNMALFGHEPVGEGTHGLVRFTDVRVPAENILGGEGQAFAISQTRLGGGRIHHAMRTVSQARRALDMMVERALSRETRGSLLAKKQSVQNYVADSYAELMQFRLFVLYVAWRIDRMKDYQAVRHDIAAVKVLTPQVMHNITQRALQVHGALGTTSDLPLNEWFSGSMILGLADGPSEVHRLTVARAVLAQGKPAEGMWPTAWLPLRQEAARKKWAEFLDADEVNA; the protein is encoded by the coding sequence GTGTGGGAGTTCGAGACCGAGCCTGAGTTCCAGGAGAAGCTCGACTGGGCCGAGAGGTTCGTCCGGGAAGAGGTCGAGCCGCTGGACGCGCTCTGGCGGCACCGGGTGTTCGAGCGCCCGATCGACCCGACCATCGGAAGGATCGTCGGCCCGCTCAAGCAGCAGGTGCGCGACCAGGGGCTGTGGGCCTGCCACCTGGGCCCCGAGCTCGGCGGCCCGGGCTACGGCCAGGTGAAGCTGGCCCTGCTGAACGAGATCATCGGGCGGGCCGCCTGGGGGCCGGTCATCTTCGGTACGGCGGCGCCCGACACCGGCAACGCCGAGATCCTCGCCCACTACGGCACCGAGGAGCAGAAGCGCCTCTACCTGAAGCCGCTGCTGGACGGCGACATCGTCTCGTGCTTCGCGATGACCGAGCCACAGGGCGGTTCCGACCCCCGGGTCTTCACCACCCAGGCCGTCCTGGACGGCGACGAGTGGGTGATCAACGGCCTGAAGTTCTTCGCGTCGCACGCCAAGTGGGCCGCGTTCTACATCGTCATGGCCGTCACGAACCCGGACGTCGACATCCACCGCGGCGCGTCGATGTTCATCGTGCCGAAGGAGACGCCGGGCATCGAGATCGAGCGCAACATGGCGCTGTTCGGCCACGAGCCGGTCGGCGAGGGCACCCACGGCCTCGTGCGCTTCACCGACGTGCGCGTGCCGGCCGAGAACATCCTCGGCGGCGAGGGCCAGGCGTTCGCGATCAGCCAGACCCGGCTCGGCGGCGGCCGCATCCACCACGCGATGCGCACGGTCAGCCAGGCCCGCCGGGCGCTGGACATGATGGTCGAGCGGGCACTGAGCCGCGAGACCCGGGGCAGCCTGCTCGCCAAGAAGCAGTCCGTCCAGAACTACGTCGCCGACTCCTACGCCGAGCTGATGCAGTTCCGCCTCTTCGTGCTCTACGTCGCCTGGCGCATCGACAGGATGAAGGACTACCAGGCCGTCCGCCACGACATCGCCGCGGTGAAGGTGCTGACCCCGCAGGTCATGCACAACATCACCCAGCGGGCGCTGCAGGTGCACGGCGCGCTGGGGACGACGAGCGACCTGCCGCTGAACGAGTGGTTCTCCGGCTCGATGATCCTCGGCCTCGCCGACGGCCCGAGCGAGGTCCACCGCCTCACGGTCGCCCGCGCGGTCCTCGCCCAGGGCAAGCCGGCCGAGGGCATGTGGCCGACCGCGTGGCTGCCGCTGCGGCAGGAGGCGGCCCGCAAGAAGTGGGCCGAGTTCCTCGACGCCGACGAGGTGAACGCATGA
- a CDS encoding phosphotransferase family protein, which produces MTTETPSIDVAALGAWLDTLDLPGSGLPVEARLLSGGRQNEIFEIRRGDFAAALRRPPVAAPAERDAGILREWRLIEALTGTDVPVADAIAACPDPTVLGRPFYLMDVVDGWSVMNTPGWWPEPFDTDRAARDQLAYELIEGIVRMGAVDWRARGLGDLGRPDGYHDRQVERWTRFYQRIRAREIPGLDEATAWLAVHRPLDFVPGVMHGDYQFPNVMFRHGAPGRLAAILDWEMGTVGDPKLDVAWALHSWPEDPDGPSDNEFLVGMPGRAKLLDFYAERSGRQVDDFDYYLVLAKWKLAIVLEQGYQRANGDPKLEDFGGYVVTYMREAADIAESSDYPAVS; this is translated from the coding sequence ATGACGACCGAGACGCCGAGCATCGACGTCGCCGCGCTGGGGGCCTGGCTGGACACGCTCGACCTGCCGGGGAGCGGCCTGCCGGTCGAGGCGCGGCTGCTGTCCGGCGGGCGGCAGAACGAGATCTTCGAGATCCGCCGGGGCGACTTCGCGGCCGCGCTGCGCCGGCCACCCGTGGCCGCCCCGGCCGAGCGCGACGCCGGCATCCTGCGGGAGTGGCGGCTCATCGAGGCACTGACCGGGACCGACGTGCCGGTCGCCGACGCCATCGCCGCCTGCCCGGACCCGACCGTGCTCGGGCGACCGTTCTACCTGATGGACGTCGTCGACGGCTGGTCGGTCATGAACACGCCAGGCTGGTGGCCGGAGCCGTTCGACACCGACCGCGCCGCCCGCGACCAGCTGGCGTACGAGCTGATCGAAGGCATCGTCCGGATGGGCGCCGTCGACTGGCGGGCCCGCGGCCTCGGTGACCTGGGCCGGCCGGACGGCTACCACGACCGGCAGGTCGAGCGCTGGACCCGCTTCTACCAGCGCATCCGGGCCAGGGAGATCCCCGGGTTGGACGAGGCGACGGCCTGGCTGGCCGTACACCGGCCGCTCGATTTCGTGCCGGGCGTCATGCACGGCGACTACCAGTTCCCCAACGTGATGTTCCGCCACGGCGCGCCCGGCCGGCTCGCGGCCATCCTCGACTGGGAGATGGGCACGGTCGGCGACCCGAAGCTGGACGTCGCCTGGGCGCTGCACAGCTGGCCGGAAGACCCGGACGGCCCGTCGGACAACGAGTTCCTGGTCGGCATGCCGGGCCGCGCCAAGCTGCTGGACTTCTACGCGGAGCGCTCGGGGCGGCAGGTCGACGACTTCGACTACTACCTCGTACTGGCAAAATGGAAACTCGCGATCGTCCTCGAGCAGGGCTACCAGCGGGCGAACGGCGATCCCAAGCTCGAGGACTTCGGCGGCTACGTGGTCACGTACATGCGGGAGGCGGCCGACATTGCCGAGTCGAGCGACTACCCCGCGGTGTCGTGA